In Streptomyces sp. 840.1, one DNA window encodes the following:
- a CDS encoding protein kinase, translating to MDDYAGRVLADRYRLPLPPSDAYELVETRAFDTYSGQEVLVRQVPLPEVVDAEVLDADGLPAPARRPGGRTVRRSTDPAVRRAIEAAQAAAQVPDHPRLDQVFDVFAEAGSLWIVSELVAARPLAALLAERPLNPYRAAEIGSDVLTALRVLHAHGWTHRNITVRTVLICDDGRVVLTGLAAGAAEEALCGYVPVPRPDEAGEDGEYGGPAVESGPTGPYVPPMAEPGPGPDDHDHDHEPYALPVAGPRSGYEPEYGSGREPEPGYPSEPEHASETEYAAEAEAEAEYEYEAEYQQGYASGPGSPRGAAELESVRPAPPQPVPASEPGSAAQARAARAGAIAAYRAGARAAAARVSEEERRADADEAWDTGVLPPQRDAGSGTPGDPDRMPDPLDPQAYDYAYGSDADPYDDEDEDDEYGDDDDGGQVPPRRLHLTGSWDDGPGAGRPVPAGGSSEDALRADSRRQGATPAVVRREPSVAGTGGTGEAAPGRWDEIVARDRDTPAYRGPATTLAAERARQARIAVVGAVTERWAPEQAGPVHENWQLAPPIGPSTDLWALGALLYRAVQGHAPYPEENAAELVQMVCGEPPAFAEECGALRPVVESLLRQDPTERPDFEELRGWLRSLVRSAPEPEAGLDVVPLPSVDETRLPVVRRRGELVRKRRGRRGGAAHGRHRQGRGRVEAEPVRAEPREPRAVRPPREPKGPKALRTPPRPQQGGQRAPRRLGRLLLVLILLVLVAAIVYAVMFMPKSGSESGAGASPSRTATGPADPGSARPSGSGGSSSPSKPPAKSPAKQKPQTSRSAVALPSGYVLRKDDEGFEVGVPKGWQRSPANTERQVHYGSDGFTLLIVPGRDTVKTNGADPLDYQRDKEPELKPFRDSSWSTASGLRRIDVGRQSMAEGQFTWQDSSGREVYVRNLAMIVKGRYHLIQVIGPENQRDKVSDIYQQAIASYRVTP from the coding sequence GTGGACGACTACGCGGGTCGGGTACTTGCCGACCGCTACCGCCTTCCGCTGCCCCCGTCCGATGCGTACGAACTGGTGGAAACCCGGGCGTTCGATACCTATAGCGGACAGGAAGTCCTGGTCCGGCAGGTGCCGTTACCGGAAGTCGTGGACGCGGAGGTGCTCGACGCCGACGGCCTGCCCGCACCGGCCCGGCGGCCCGGCGGGCGCACGGTGCGGCGGTCCACCGATCCGGCGGTCCGGCGCGCCATCGAGGCCGCCCAGGCGGCGGCCCAGGTCCCCGACCACCCGAGGCTCGACCAGGTCTTCGACGTGTTCGCCGAGGCGGGATCGCTCTGGATAGTGAGTGAACTGGTCGCGGCCCGGCCGCTCGCGGCGCTCCTCGCCGAGCGCCCGCTCAACCCGTACCGCGCCGCGGAGATCGGCTCCGACGTCCTCACCGCGCTGCGCGTCCTGCACGCCCACGGCTGGACCCATCGCAACATCACCGTGCGTACCGTGCTCATCTGCGACGACGGACGCGTCGTGCTGACCGGCCTGGCGGCCGGGGCGGCGGAGGAGGCCCTCTGCGGCTACGTCCCGGTGCCGCGCCCGGACGAAGCCGGCGAGGACGGGGAGTACGGCGGCCCCGCCGTGGAGTCGGGCCCCACCGGCCCCTACGTCCCGCCGATGGCCGAACCGGGTCCGGGGCCCGACGACCACGACCACGACCACGAGCCCTACGCGCTGCCGGTGGCCGGGCCCCGGTCCGGGTACGAGCCCGAGTACGGAAGCGGGCGCGAGCCGGAGCCCGGGTACCCGTCCGAGCCGGAGCACGCCTCCGAGACCGAGTACGCAGCCGAGGCCGAGGCCGAGGCCGAGTACGAGTACGAGGCCGAGTACCAGCAGGGCTACGCGTCCGGCCCCGGCAGCCCCCGCGGCGCCGCTGAGCTGGAGTCCGTACGCCCTGCGCCGCCGCAGCCCGTCCCCGCGTCCGAGCCCGGCAGCGCCGCCCAGGCGCGTGCCGCGCGTGCGGGCGCCATCGCCGCGTACCGGGCGGGGGCCCGCGCCGCCGCCGCCCGCGTCAGCGAGGAGGAGCGCCGCGCCGATGCGGACGAGGCGTGGGACACCGGCGTCCTGCCGCCCCAGCGCGACGCCGGTTCGGGGACGCCGGGCGACCCGGACCGGATGCCCGACCCGCTGGACCCCCAGGCCTACGACTACGCGTACGGCAGCGACGCCGACCCGTACGACGACGAGGACGAGGACGACGAGTACGGCGATGACGACGACGGCGGCCAGGTCCCGCCCCGGCGGCTGCATCTGACCGGTTCCTGGGACGACGGGCCGGGCGCCGGACGCCCGGTCCCGGCCGGCGGCTCCAGCGAGGACGCCCTGCGGGCCGACTCCCGGCGCCAGGGCGCCACCCCGGCCGTCGTCCGCCGCGAGCCCTCCGTCGCCGGGACCGGGGGGACCGGGGAGGCCGCCCCGGGCCGCTGGGACGAGATCGTCGCGAGGGACCGCGACACCCCCGCCTACCGGGGCCCCGCCACCACCCTCGCCGCCGAACGCGCGCGGCAGGCCCGGATCGCCGTCGTCGGCGCCGTCACCGAGCGCTGGGCGCCCGAACAGGCCGGACCGGTCCACGAGAACTGGCAGCTGGCACCGCCCATCGGCCCCTCCACCGACCTCTGGGCGCTGGGCGCGCTGCTCTACCGCGCCGTCCAGGGCCACGCCCCCTACCCCGAGGAGAACGCCGCCGAGCTCGTCCAGATGGTCTGCGGTGAGCCGCCGGCCTTCGCGGAGGAGTGCGGCGCGCTGCGCCCCGTCGTCGAGTCGCTGCTGCGGCAGGACCCGACCGAACGGCCGGACTTCGAGGAGCTGCGCGGCTGGCTGCGCTCCCTCGTGCGGTCGGCGCCCGAGCCGGAGGCCGGTCTCGACGTGGTGCCGCTGCCGTCCGTGGACGAGACCCGGCTGCCCGTCGTACGCCGCCGGGGCGAACTCGTCCGCAAGCGGCGCGGCCGTCGGGGCGGGGCGGCGCACGGCCGCCACCGCCAGGGCAGGGGACGCGTCGAGGCGGAGCCGGTACGCGCGGAACCGCGCGAGCCCCGGGCCGTCAGGCCGCCGCGCGAGCCGAAGGGCCCCAAGGCGCTGCGCACCCCGCCGCGCCCGCAGCAGGGCGGGCAGCGCGCGCCGCGACGGCTCGGCCGGCTGCTGCTCGTGCTGATCCTGCTGGTGCTGGTCGCGGCGATCGTGTACGCCGTGATGTTCATGCCCAAGTCCGGTTCGGAGTCGGGCGCGGGCGCCAGTCCCTCCCGTACCGCGACCGGGCCGGCCGATCCGGGCTCCGCCCGCCCGAGCGGCTCCGGCGGGTCTTCCTCCCCGTCGAAGCCTCCCGCGAAGTCCCCCGCGAAGCAGAAGCCGCAGACCAGCCGGTCCGCGGTCGCGCTCCCGTCCGGCTACGTCCTGCGCAAGGACGACGAGGGCTTCGAGGTCGGCGTGCCCAAGGGCTGGCAGCGCAGCCCCGCCAACACGGAGCGTCAGGTCCACTACGGCAGCGACGGCTTCACCCTGCTGATCGTCCCCGGCCGCGACACCGTCAAGACGAACGGCGCCGACCCGCTCGATTACCAGCGCGACAAGGAACCCGAGTTGAAACCCTTCCGGGACTCCAGCTGGTCCACCGCGAGCGGACTGCGCCGGATCGACGTCGGCCGACAGTCCATGGCGGAGGGGCAGTTCACCTGGCAGGACAGCTCAGGCCGGGAGGTGTACGTACGCAACCTCGCGATGATAGTCAAGGGCCGGTACCACCTCATTCAGGTCATCGGCCCGGAGAACCAGCGTGACAAGGTCTCGGACATCTACCAACAGGCCATCGCCTCTTACCGCGTGACGCCCTGA
- a CDS encoding serine/threonine-protein kinase — MSEAEQAREPQRDKDGRLLAGRYRLGEVLGRGGMGTVHRAVDETLGRTVAVKELRFPTAIDDDEKRRLITRTLREAKAIARIRNNGAVTVYDVVDEDDRPWIVMELIEGKSLAEAVREDGVLTPRRAAEVGLAILDVLRSAHREGILHRDVKPSNVLIAEDGRVVLTDFGIAQVEGDPSVTSTGMLVGAPSYISPERARGHKPGPPADLWSLGGLLYASVEGCPPYDKGSAIATLTAVMTEPLDPPKNAGPLEEVIYGLLARDPEQRLDDAGARALLNDVINAPEQSDVPVPPADATQVMALPKVPAPAKPASKSGEPGEGTRDRLRGALRSARNAKAAPAASASAAAVPARPAQAPSASAASAAVPPPRPAGSPGAPPKASLTDVVPRRTLAIIAAVIVLAVLGTVLALTLGGDDTGTDNAGKGKDGPSASAGASTAGASAGTAGTEQGGSGKDQGKGQDGNDGQGQDKGKDDSGKGSDGSDDSGDADGKGALPAGYKPVTDKRFHFAMAMPEGFERNSIAGSNSGGIYNIDKGFPRVQVDYNSSPGDDAAAAWNSLKGAVAGSSSGYQHLSIKKVEYNGYPTVADWQFERNEHGQRSRVLNRGFKVDAKRGYSIMISCKADEWDGKACKTLRETAFGTFKPLG, encoded by the coding sequence ATGTCGGAGGCGGAGCAGGCACGGGAGCCCCAACGGGACAAGGACGGACGTCTCCTTGCGGGGCGCTACCGGCTCGGGGAGGTGCTCGGCCGGGGCGGTATGGGCACGGTCCACCGTGCCGTCGACGAGACGCTGGGCCGCACGGTAGCGGTCAAGGAACTGCGGTTCCCGACAGCCATCGACGACGACGAGAAGCGCCGTCTCATCACGCGTACGCTGCGCGAGGCGAAGGCGATCGCCCGGATTCGCAACAACGGCGCGGTCACGGTCTACGACGTGGTCGACGAGGACGACCGCCCGTGGATCGTCATGGAACTCATCGAGGGCAAGTCGCTGGCCGAGGCGGTGCGTGAGGACGGTGTCCTGACGCCGAGACGGGCGGCCGAGGTGGGGCTGGCCATACTCGACGTGCTGCGCTCGGCCCACCGCGAGGGCATCCTGCACCGGGACGTGAAGCCGTCCAACGTGCTGATCGCCGAGGACGGCCGGGTCGTACTGACCGACTTCGGGATCGCCCAGGTCGAGGGCGACCCCTCCGTCACCTCCACGGGCATGCTCGTCGGCGCACCCTCGTACATCTCGCCGGAGCGGGCCCGCGGGCACAAGCCGGGCCCGCCGGCCGACCTCTGGTCGCTCGGCGGACTGCTGTACGCGAGCGTCGAGGGCTGCCCGCCCTACGACAAGGGCTCCGCCATCGCGACCCTGACCGCGGTGATGACCGAACCGCTCGACCCGCCGAAGAACGCGGGCCCGCTGGAAGAGGTCATCTACGGGCTGCTCGCCCGGGACCCCGAGCAGCGGCTCGACGACGCCGGTGCACGTGCCCTGCTCAACGACGTGATCAACGCACCCGAGCAGTCGGACGTCCCGGTGCCCCCGGCCGACGCCACCCAGGTGATGGCGCTGCCCAAGGTGCCCGCACCCGCGAAGCCGGCGTCGAAGAGCGGTGAACCGGGCGAGGGCACCCGCGACCGGCTGCGGGGCGCGCTGCGCTCCGCGCGGAACGCGAAGGCGGCGCCCGCCGCGTCAGCGTCCGCTGCGGCCGTGCCGGCCCGGCCCGCCCAGGCCCCCTCGGCGTCCGCCGCCTCCGCGGCCGTACCGCCGCCGCGTCCGGCCGGCTCTCCGGGCGCCCCGCCCAAGGCCTCGCTCACGGACGTGGTGCCGCGCCGCACCCTGGCGATCATCGCGGCCGTCATCGTGCTCGCCGTGCTCGGCACGGTCCTCGCCCTCACGCTGGGCGGCGACGACACGGGTACGGACAACGCGGGCAAGGGCAAGGACGGCCCCTCGGCCTCGGCCGGCGCCTCGACGGCGGGCGCCTCCGCCGGCACCGCCGGTACCGAACAGGGCGGCAGCGGCAAGGACCAGGGCAAGGGCCAGGACGGGAACGACGGCCAGGGCCAGGACAAGGGCAAGGACGACTCCGGCAAGGGGTCGGACGGTTCGGACGACTCCGGCGACGCGGACGGCAAGGGCGCGCTGCCCGCCGGGTACAAGCCGGTCACCGACAAGCGGTTCCACTTCGCCATGGCGATGCCCGAGGGATTCGAGCGCAATTCGATCGCGGGCAGCAACTCCGGCGGCATCTACAACATCGACAAGGGCTTCCCGCGCGTCCAGGTCGACTACAACAGCTCGCCGGGCGACGACGCGGCCGCCGCCTGGAACTCGCTGAAGGGCGCGGTTGCCGGCAGCAGCAGCGGGTACCAGCACCTGAGCATCAAGAAGGTCGAGTACAACGGGTACCCGACCGTCGCGGACTGGCAGTTCGAGCGCAACGAACACGGCCAGCGCAGCCGGGTACTGAACCGAGGCTTCAAGGTCGACGCGAAGCGCGGCTACTCGATCATGATCAGCTGCAAGGCCGACGAGTGGGACGGCAAGGCGTGCAAGACGCTGCGTGAGACGGCGTTCGGCACGTTCAAGCCGCTCGGCTGA
- a CDS encoding glycerol-3-phosphate dehydrogenase/oxidase, with the protein MRTATLGPAERVEALAAMAERELDVLVVGAGVVGAGTALDAVTRGLSTGLVEARDWASGTSSRSSKLIHGGLRYLEMLDFTLVREALKERGLLLERLAPHLVKPVPFLYPLQHKGWERLYAGSGVALYDAMSVSSGHGRGLPVHRHLSRRHALRVAPALKKDALVGALQYYDAQMDDARYVATLVRTAAGYGAHVANRARVVGFLREGERVVGVRVEDVEAGGEYEVRAKQVVNATGVWTDDTQALIGERGQFHVRASKGIHLVVPKDRIHSSTGLILRTEKSVLFVIPWGRHWIIGTTDTDWDLDKAHPAASSADIDYLLEHVNSVLSTPLSRDDVEGVYAGLRPLLAGESDATSKLSREHTVAHPAPGLVVVAGGKYTTYRVMAKDAVDEAVHGLDQRVADCVTEDIPLLGAEGYRALWNARARIAARTGLHVARVEHLLNRYGAMTEEILELIVADPVMGEPLPSADDYLKAEIVYAASHEGARHLDDVLTRRTRISIETFDRGTRSARLCAELMAPVLGWDKDQIEREVTHYEKRVEAERESQRQPDDLTADAARLGAPDIQPI; encoded by the coding sequence GTGAGGACAGCGACACTGGGACCCGCGGAGCGCGTCGAGGCGCTCGCAGCGATGGCCGAGCGCGAACTGGACGTGCTGGTCGTGGGGGCGGGCGTGGTCGGCGCCGGGACGGCACTCGACGCGGTCACGAGAGGGCTCTCGACCGGCCTGGTCGAGGCGCGCGACTGGGCGTCCGGCACGTCGAGCAGGTCGAGCAAGCTGATCCACGGCGGGCTGCGCTATCTGGAGATGCTCGACTTCACGCTCGTCCGGGAGGCGCTGAAGGAGCGCGGGCTGCTGCTGGAGCGCCTCGCCCCGCACCTGGTGAAGCCGGTGCCGTTCCTGTACCCCTTGCAGCACAAGGGCTGGGAGCGGCTGTACGCGGGCTCGGGCGTCGCGCTGTACGACGCGATGTCGGTGTCGTCCGGCCACGGCCGCGGGCTGCCCGTGCACCGGCACCTCTCCCGCCGCCACGCCCTGCGGGTCGCGCCGGCGCTGAAGAAGGACGCCCTGGTGGGGGCCCTGCAGTACTACGACGCCCAGATGGACGACGCCCGCTATGTGGCCACGCTGGTGCGGACCGCCGCCGGGTACGGCGCACACGTGGCGAACCGGGCCCGGGTGGTCGGCTTCCTCCGGGAGGGCGAGCGGGTCGTCGGCGTCCGGGTGGAGGACGTCGAGGCGGGCGGTGAGTACGAGGTCAGGGCCAAACAGGTGGTCAACGCCACCGGCGTCTGGACGGATGACACCCAGGCGCTGATCGGCGAGCGCGGCCAGTTCCACGTCCGGGCGTCCAAGGGCATCCACCTCGTCGTCCCGAAGGACCGCATCCACTCCTCCACCGGCCTGATCCTGCGCACCGAGAAGTCCGTGCTCTTCGTCATCCCGTGGGGCCGTCACTGGATCATCGGCACGACGGACACCGACTGGGACCTGGACAAGGCCCACCCGGCCGCGTCCAGCGCCGATATCGACTATCTGCTCGAACACGTCAATTCGGTCCTGTCCACCCCGCTGAGCAGGGACGACGTCGAGGGCGTCTACGCCGGGCTGCGCCCCCTGCTGGCCGGCGAGTCGGACGCGACCAGCAAGCTCTCCCGCGAGCACACGGTGGCGCACCCGGCCCCGGGCCTCGTCGTCGTCGCGGGCGGGAAGTACACGACGTACCGCGTGATGGCCAAGGACGCCGTCGACGAGGCGGTGCACGGCCTCGACCAGCGGGTGGCCGACTGTGTCACCGAGGACATCCCGCTGCTGGGCGCCGAGGGCTACCGCGCCCTGTGGAACGCGCGCGCCAGGATCGCCGCCCGGACCGGGCTGCACGTCGCCCGGGTGGAGCATCTGCTCAACCGGTACGGCGCGATGACCGAGGAGATCCTGGAGCTGATCGTCGCCGACCCGGTGATGGGTGAGCCGCTGCCGTCCGCCGACGACTACCTGAAGGCCGAGATCGTCTACGCGGCCTCGCACGAAGGGGCCCGTCACCTCGACGACGTACTGACCCGGCGGACCAGGATCTCCATCGAGACCTTCGACCGGGGCACGCGTTCCGCGCGGCTCTGCGCGGAGCTGATGGCCCCGGTGCTCGGCTGGGACAAGGACCAGATCGAGCGGGAGGTCACGCACTACGAGAAGCGGGTGGAGGCGGAGCGGGAGTCGCAGCGCCAGCCCGACGACCTGACGGCGGACGCGGCGCGGCTCGGAGCGCCGGACATCCAGCCCATCTGA
- a CDS encoding nucleotide sugar dehydrogenase → MPADLAVIGLGHLGLPLAQAAVAAGIQTVGYDTDPRAFAELSAGRTPVEGSLPASDIRRMLSGGFRPTTNEAELGRVRTAVICAPTPLGPDRTLDLSAVGEAARALAARLRPHTTVLLESSVPPGTTENFLLPILENGSGLRGGRDFHLAHSPTRLDPGNRSHVYANTPKVIGGLTPACTESAAAFYGRLTDKVVRARGPREAEMTKVLETNFRHVNIALVNEMAVLCHDLGVDLWDVIRCAETKPFGFQPFRPGPGVGGHGAPVDPGYLPYSSRTPGHPLRMVSLAQEINDRMPQYVIQRCATLLNEHGKSVRGARVLLLGVTYKPDLADQEASPAREIANRLIDMGAQIGYHDPHVLDWRVRELPVPRADSLYEAASSADLTVLLQHHRTYDLQGLAVKAQLLLDTRGATPAGAAHRL, encoded by the coding sequence GTGCCTGCAGACCTCGCCGTCATCGGACTCGGTCACCTCGGCCTGCCCCTCGCCCAAGCCGCCGTCGCAGCCGGTATCCAGACCGTCGGCTACGACACCGACCCCCGGGCCTTCGCGGAGCTCTCCGCAGGCCGCACCCCCGTCGAGGGATCACTCCCCGCGTCCGACATCCGGCGCATGCTCTCCGGGGGTTTCCGCCCCACCACCAACGAGGCCGAGCTGGGCCGGGTCCGTACCGCCGTGATCTGCGCGCCCACCCCGCTCGGCCCCGACCGCACCCTGGACCTGAGCGCCGTCGGCGAGGCGGCCCGCGCCCTCGCCGCCCGGCTGCGCCCGCACACCACGGTGCTGCTGGAATCGTCCGTGCCCCCCGGCACCACCGAGAACTTCCTGCTCCCCATCCTGGAGAACGGCTCGGGGCTGCGCGGCGGACGCGACTTCCACCTCGCCCACTCGCCCACCCGGCTCGACCCGGGCAACCGCAGCCACGTCTACGCCAACACACCCAAGGTCATCGGCGGCCTCACCCCCGCCTGCACCGAATCGGCCGCCGCTTTCTACGGCCGGCTCACCGACAAGGTCGTACGCGCCCGAGGCCCGCGCGAGGCCGAGATGACGAAGGTCCTGGAGACCAACTTCCGGCACGTCAACATCGCCCTGGTCAACGAGATGGCGGTGCTCTGCCACGACCTCGGCGTCGACCTGTGGGACGTCATCCGGTGCGCCGAGACCAAGCCCTTCGGCTTCCAGCCCTTCCGTCCCGGGCCCGGCGTCGGCGGCCACGGCGCCCCGGTCGACCCCGGCTACCTCCCGTACAGCAGCCGCACCCCCGGCCACCCGCTGCGCATGGTCTCGCTCGCCCAAGAGATCAACGACCGGATGCCCCAGTACGTGATCCAGCGCTGCGCCACCCTCCTCAACGAGCACGGCAAGTCCGTGCGCGGCGCCCGGGTGCTGCTGCTCGGCGTCACGTACAAGCCCGACCTCGCCGACCAGGAGGCCTCCCCCGCCCGCGAGATCGCCAACCGGCTCATCGACATGGGCGCCCAGATCGGCTACCACGACCCGCACGTACTGGACTGGCGGGTACGCGAACTCCCCGTCCCCCGGGCCGATTCGCTGTACGAGGCGGCCTCCAGCGCCGACCTCACGGTGCTGCTCCAGCACCACCGCACGTACGACCTCCAGGGGCTCGCCGTGAAGGCCCAACTGCTGCTCGACACACGCGGCGCGACACCCGCCGGGGCCGCACACCGGCTCTGA